The proteins below are encoded in one region of Mus caroli chromosome 10, CAROLI_EIJ_v1.1, whole genome shotgun sequence:
- the Nfic gene encoding nuclear factor 1 C-type isoform X1, producing MYSSPLCLTQDEFHPFIEALLPHVRAFAYTWFNLQARKRKYFKKHEKRMSKDEERAVKDELLGEKAEVKQKWASRLLAKLRKDIRPECREDFVLAVTGKKAPGCVLSNPDQKGKMRRIDCLRQADKVWRLDLVMVILFKGIPLESTDGERLVKAAACAHPVLCVQPHHIGVAVKELDLYLAYFVRERDAEQSSSPRTGVGSDQEDSKPITLDTTDFQESFVTSGVFSVTELIQVSRTPVVTGTGPNFSLGELQGHLAYDLNPASAGMRRTLPSTSSSGSKRHKSGSMEEDVDTSPGGDYYTSPNSPTSSSRNWTEDIEGGISSPVKKTEMDKSPFNSPSPQDSPRLSSFTQHHRPVIAVHSGIARSPHPTSALHFPATPILPQTASTYFPHTAIRYPPHLNPQDPLKDLVSLACDPATQQPGPPALRPTRPLQTVPLWD from the exons GATGAGTTCCACCCGTTCATCGAGGCGCTGCTGCCGCATGTGCGCGCCTTCGCCTACACCTGGTTCAACCTGCAGGCGCGCAAGCGCAAGTACTTCAAGAAGCACGAGAAGCGCATGTCCAAGGACGAGGAGCGCGCGGTGAAGGATGAGCTGCTGGGCGAAAAGGCCGAAGTGAAGCAGAAGTGGGCGTCGCGGCTGCTGGCCAAGCTGCGCAAGGACATCCGGCCCGAGTGCCGTGAAGACTTCGTACTGGCTGTGACTGGCAAGAAGGCGCCGGGCTGTGTGCTGTCCAACCCGGACCAGAAGGGCAAGATGCGGCGCATCGACTGCCTGCGCCAGGCCGACAAAGTGTGGCGTCTGGACCTGGTCATGGTCATCCTGTTCAAGGGCATCCCACTAGAGAGCACAGATGGTGAGCGGCTGGTGAAGGCGGCTGCCTGTGCGCACCCGGTGCTGTGTGTGCAGCCACACCATATCGGTGTGGCCGTCAAGGAGCTGGACCTGTACCTGGCCTACTTCGTGCGGGAGCGCG ATGCGGAGCAGAGCAGCAGCCCCCGGACAGGTGTGGGCTCAGACCAGGAGGACAGCAAGCCCATAACGCTGG ACACCACAGACTTCCAGGAGAGCTTTGTCACGTCAGGCGTGTTCAGTGTCACGGAGCTGATCCAAGTGTCTCGGA cacctgtgGTGACCGGAACCGGACCCAACTTCTCCCTGGGAGAGCTGCAGGGTCACCTGGCATACGACCTGAACCCGGCCAGCGCCGGCATGAGAAGGACTCTACCCAGCACCTCCTCCAGTGG GAGCAAGCGGCACAAATCGGGCTCGATGGAAGAGGACGTGGACACGAGCCCCGGCGGCGACTACTACACGTCGCCCAACTCGCCCACGAGTAGCAGCCGCAACTGGACGGAAGACATAGAAGGAG GCATCTCATCCCCGGtgaagaagacagagatggaCAAATCTCCGTTCAACAGCCCGTCCCCCCAGGACTCCCCCCGGCTCTCCAGCTTCACACAACACCACAGGCCAGTCATCGCGGTACACAGTG GCATCGCGCGGAGCCCTCACCCGACCTCGGCCCTGCACTTCCCTGCCACGCCCATCCTGCCGCAGACAGCCTCCACCTACTTCCCCCACACGGCCATCCGGTACCCGCCACATCTCAACCCCCAGGACCCGCTCAAGGATCTGGTGTCCCTGGCCTGTGACCCGGCCACCCAGCAACCTGGACCG ccTGCTCTCCGCCCGACACGTCCCCTGCAAACAGTCCCTTTGTGGGATTAG
- the Nfic gene encoding nuclear factor 1 C-type isoform X3: MYSSPLCLTQDEFHPFIEALLPHVRAFAYTWFNLQARKRKYFKKHEKRMSKDEERAVKDELLGEKAEVKQKWASRLLAKLRKDIRPECREDFVLAVTGKKAPGCVLSNPDQKGKMRRIDCLRQADKVWRLDLVMVILFKGIPLESTDGERLVKAAACAHPVLCVQPHHIGVAVKELDLYLAYFVRERDAEQSSSPRTGVGSDQEDSKPITLDTTDFQESFVTSGVFSVTELIQVSRTPVVTGTGPNFSLGELQGHLAYDLNPASAGMRRTLPSTSSSGSKRHKSGSMEEDVDTSPGGDYYTSPNSPTSSSRNWTEDIEGGISSPVKKTEMDKSPFNSPSPQDSPRLSSFTQHHRPVIAVHSGIARSPHPTSALHFPATPILPQTASTYFPHTAIRYPPHLNPQDPLKDLVSLACDPATQQPGPSWYLG; this comes from the exons GATGAGTTCCACCCGTTCATCGAGGCGCTGCTGCCGCATGTGCGCGCCTTCGCCTACACCTGGTTCAACCTGCAGGCGCGCAAGCGCAAGTACTTCAAGAAGCACGAGAAGCGCATGTCCAAGGACGAGGAGCGCGCGGTGAAGGATGAGCTGCTGGGCGAAAAGGCCGAAGTGAAGCAGAAGTGGGCGTCGCGGCTGCTGGCCAAGCTGCGCAAGGACATCCGGCCCGAGTGCCGTGAAGACTTCGTACTGGCTGTGACTGGCAAGAAGGCGCCGGGCTGTGTGCTGTCCAACCCGGACCAGAAGGGCAAGATGCGGCGCATCGACTGCCTGCGCCAGGCCGACAAAGTGTGGCGTCTGGACCTGGTCATGGTCATCCTGTTCAAGGGCATCCCACTAGAGAGCACAGATGGTGAGCGGCTGGTGAAGGCGGCTGCCTGTGCGCACCCGGTGCTGTGTGTGCAGCCACACCATATCGGTGTGGCCGTCAAGGAGCTGGACCTGTACCTGGCCTACTTCGTGCGGGAGCGCG ATGCGGAGCAGAGCAGCAGCCCCCGGACAGGTGTGGGCTCAGACCAGGAGGACAGCAAGCCCATAACGCTGG ACACCACAGACTTCCAGGAGAGCTTTGTCACGTCAGGCGTGTTCAGTGTCACGGAGCTGATCCAAGTGTCTCGGA cacctgtgGTGACCGGAACCGGACCCAACTTCTCCCTGGGAGAGCTGCAGGGTCACCTGGCATACGACCTGAACCCGGCCAGCGCCGGCATGAGAAGGACTCTACCCAGCACCTCCTCCAGTGG GAGCAAGCGGCACAAATCGGGCTCGATGGAAGAGGACGTGGACACGAGCCCCGGCGGCGACTACTACACGTCGCCCAACTCGCCCACGAGTAGCAGCCGCAACTGGACGGAAGACATAGAAGGAG GCATCTCATCCCCGGtgaagaagacagagatggaCAAATCTCCGTTCAACAGCCCGTCCCCCCAGGACTCCCCCCGGCTCTCCAGCTTCACACAACACCACAGGCCAGTCATCGCGGTACACAGTG GCATCGCGCGGAGCCCTCACCCGACCTCGGCCCTGCACTTCCCTGCCACGCCCATCCTGCCGCAGACAGCCTCCACCTACTTCCCCCACACGGCCATCCGGTACCCGCCACATCTCAACCCCCAGGACCCGCTCAAGGATCTGGTGTCCCTGGCCTGTGACCCGGCCACCCAGCAACCTGGACCG TCCTGGTACCTGGGGTAG
- the Dohh gene encoding deoxyhypusine hydroxylase produces the protein MVTEQEIEAIGKTLVDPKQPLQARFRALFTLRGLGGPDAISWISRGFEDSSALLKHELAYCLGQMRDARAIPVLADVLQDTSQEPMVRHEAGEALGAIGNPEVLGLLKQYSTDPVVEVAETCQLAVGRLEWLQQHPGEATCAGPYLSVDPAPPAAEQDVGRLREALLDEARPLFERYRAMFALRNVGGKEAALALAEGLQCGSALFRHEVGYVLGQLQHEAAVPGLAATLARTTESPMVRHECAEALGAIARPACLAALREHIEDPEQVVRESCEVALDMYEYESSQDFQYADGLERLRPPP, from the exons ATGGTAACGGAGCAAGAGATAGAGGCCATAGGGAAGACCTTGGTGGACCCCAAGCAGCCCCTGCAGGCCCGCTTCCGGGCCCTGTTTACACTTCGGGGGCTTGGTGGCCCTGATGCTATCTCGTGGATCAGCCGGGGCTTTGAGGACAGCTCTGCTCTTCTGAAGCACGAGCTGGCCTACTGCCTGGGCCAGATGAGGGACGCACGGGCCATCCCTGTGCTGGCGGATGTGCTGCAGGACACGAGCCAGGAGCCCATGGTGCGTCACGAGGCAG GGGAAGCCCTGGGGGCGATTGGTAACCCGGAAGTTCTAGGCCTCCTGAAGCAGTATTCCACCGACCCAGTGGTTGAG GTGGCCGAGACATGCCAGCTCGCTGTTGGGCGTCTAGAGTGGCTACAGCAGCACCCGGGGGAGGCCACATGTGCAGGACCCTACCTCTCAGTGGACCCAGCACCTCCTGCAGCAGAGCAGGATGTGGGGAGGCTGCGGGAGGCCCTGCTGGATGAGGCACGGCCACTTTTTGAGCGGTACCGTGCCATGTTTGCCTTGCGCAACGTGGGTGGCAAGGAGGCTGCCTTGGCCCTGGCTGAAG GCCTACAGTGTGGCAGCGCGCTCTTCCGTCATGAGGTGGGCTATGTGCTGGGTCAGCTGCAGCACGAGGCAGCCGTGCCCGGGCTGGCAGCCACATTGGCGCGGACCACTGAGAGTCCCATGGTGCGGCACGAGTGTGCAGAGGCCCTGGGTGCCATCGCCAGacctgcctgcctggctgcaTTGCGAGAGCACATTGAGGACCCTGAGCAGGTGGTGCGGGAGAGCTGCGAGGTGGCCCTGGACATGTATGAGTACGAGAGCAGCCAGGACTTCCAGTATGCAGACGGGCTGGAGCGCCTGCGGCCACCACCCTGA
- the Nfic gene encoding nuclear factor 1 C-type isoform X2, which translates to MDEFHPFIEALLPHVRAFAYTWFNLQARKRKYFKKHEKRMSKDEERAVKDELLGEKAEVKQKWASRLLAKLRKDIRPECREDFVLAVTGKKAPGCVLSNPDQKGKMRRIDCLRQADKVWRLDLVMVILFKGIPLESTDGERLVKAAACAHPVLCVQPHHIGVAVKELDLYLAYFVRERDAEQSSSPRTGVGSDQEDSKPITLDTTDFQESFVTSGVFSVTELIQVSRTPVVTGTGPNFSLGELQGHLAYDLNPASAGMRRTLPSTSSSGSKRHKSGSMEEDVDTSPGGDYYTSPNSPTSSSRNWTEDIEGGISSPVKKTEMDKSPFNSPSPQDSPRLSSFTQHHRPVIAVHSGIARSPHPTSALHFPATPILPQTASTYFPHTAIRYPPHLNPQDPLKDLVSLACDPATQQPGPPALRPTRPLQTVPLWD; encoded by the exons GATGAGTTCCACCCGTTCATCGAGGCGCTGCTGCCGCATGTGCGCGCCTTCGCCTACACCTGGTTCAACCTGCAGGCGCGCAAGCGCAAGTACTTCAAGAAGCACGAGAAGCGCATGTCCAAGGACGAGGAGCGCGCGGTGAAGGATGAGCTGCTGGGCGAAAAGGCCGAAGTGAAGCAGAAGTGGGCGTCGCGGCTGCTGGCCAAGCTGCGCAAGGACATCCGGCCCGAGTGCCGTGAAGACTTCGTACTGGCTGTGACTGGCAAGAAGGCGCCGGGCTGTGTGCTGTCCAACCCGGACCAGAAGGGCAAGATGCGGCGCATCGACTGCCTGCGCCAGGCCGACAAAGTGTGGCGTCTGGACCTGGTCATGGTCATCCTGTTCAAGGGCATCCCACTAGAGAGCACAGATGGTGAGCGGCTGGTGAAGGCGGCTGCCTGTGCGCACCCGGTGCTGTGTGTGCAGCCACACCATATCGGTGTGGCCGTCAAGGAGCTGGACCTGTACCTGGCCTACTTCGTGCGGGAGCGCG ATGCGGAGCAGAGCAGCAGCCCCCGGACAGGTGTGGGCTCAGACCAGGAGGACAGCAAGCCCATAACGCTGG ACACCACAGACTTCCAGGAGAGCTTTGTCACGTCAGGCGTGTTCAGTGTCACGGAGCTGATCCAAGTGTCTCGGA cacctgtgGTGACCGGAACCGGACCCAACTTCTCCCTGGGAGAGCTGCAGGGTCACCTGGCATACGACCTGAACCCGGCCAGCGCCGGCATGAGAAGGACTCTACCCAGCACCTCCTCCAGTGG GAGCAAGCGGCACAAATCGGGCTCGATGGAAGAGGACGTGGACACGAGCCCCGGCGGCGACTACTACACGTCGCCCAACTCGCCCACGAGTAGCAGCCGCAACTGGACGGAAGACATAGAAGGAG GCATCTCATCCCCGGtgaagaagacagagatggaCAAATCTCCGTTCAACAGCCCGTCCCCCCAGGACTCCCCCCGGCTCTCCAGCTTCACACAACACCACAGGCCAGTCATCGCGGTACACAGTG GCATCGCGCGGAGCCCTCACCCGACCTCGGCCCTGCACTTCCCTGCCACGCCCATCCTGCCGCAGACAGCCTCCACCTACTTCCCCCACACGGCCATCCGGTACCCGCCACATCTCAACCCCCAGGACCCGCTCAAGGATCTGGTGTCCCTGGCCTGTGACCCGGCCACCCAGCAACCTGGACCG ccTGCTCTCCGCCCGACACGTCCCCTGCAAACAGTCCCTTTGTGGGATTAG
- the Smim24 gene encoding small integral membrane protein 24, which produces MDTLGRLLLLATLFLTPAEAQQASERRLKPWLVGLAAVVGFLFIVFILMLANRVWCAKGRAEDEEATFRMEHIMNENSQPSKADKKQKKKVDRKGGQSNEALELEESSDEERGKKTAL; this is translated from the exons ATGGACACCCTgggcaggctgctgctgctggctacACTGTTCCTGACACCCGCTGAGGCCCAGCAGG CCTCAGAGCGCCGCCTGAAGCCTTGGCTGGTAGGCCTGGCTGCAGTAGTGGGCTTCCTGTTTATAGTCTTCATCCTCATGCTGGCCAATCGTGTCTGGTGCGCCAAAGGCAG AGCAGAGGATGAGGAGGCTACATTCAGAATGGAGCACATTATGAACGAGAACTCACAGCCAAG TAAAGCAgacaagaagcagaagaagaaggtGGACAGGAAGGGCGGACAGAGCAACGAGGCCTTGGAACTAGAGGAGTCCTCAGATGAGGAGAGAGGCAAGAAAACAGCATTGTAA